The Cyprinus carpio isolate SPL01 chromosome A9, ASM1834038v1, whole genome shotgun sequence genome window below encodes:
- the LOC109087987 gene encoding gamma-crystallin M2-like, which translates to MSKIIFYEERNFQGRSYECDTDCPDMDPHFSRCNSIKVESGCWVLYERPNYSGFQYVLTRGEYPEYQRWMGYNDTIRSCRTFSYKSGGSYRVRIYDRPDFQGQMMEYSDDCESIHQSFQCRSVHSCSVMEGYWTFYENPSYQGRQYFLPPGEYRKFSDWGAVCATIGSFRRITDF; encoded by the exons ATGAGTAAG ATTATCTTTTATGAGGAGAGAAACTTCCAGGGTCGCTCCTATGAGTGCGACACAGACTGCCCAGACATGGACCCTCATTTCAGTCGATGCAACTCTATCAAAGTGGAGAGTGGCTGCTGGGTCCTCTATGAAAGACCCAATTACTCTGGTTTCCAGTATGTGCTAACCAGAGGTGAATATCCTGAATACCAGCGCTGGATGGGCTACAATGACACCATTCGCTCATGCCGTACATTTTCCTAT AAAAGTGGTGGATCCTACCGTGTCCGGATCTATGATCGGCCAGATTTCCAAGGTCAGATGATGGAATACAGTGATGACTGCGAGTCCATTCATCAAAGTTTCCAGTGCCGCAGCGTTCACTCTTGCAGTGTCATGGAGGGCTACTGGACCTTCTATGAGAACCCCAGTTATCAAGGCCGTCAGTATTTCCTGCCTCCTGGCGAGTATCGCAAGTTCAGTGACTGGGGTGCCGTTTGTGCCACCATTGGCTCCTTCCGCAGAATCACTGATTTTTAG
- the LOC109087995 gene encoding uncharacterized protein LOC109087995 isoform X2 yields the protein MHFNKYKDKHHQDRVFIAAPIDKTLIMASKERKENIRKGKQTANVYAAKIKTKIHNTSSFFKLSLKCNNKALALALVAQKQKSRELEAEVVRLRKEAQTAHFDLAQQRHKNKQLFAIIQEFYGSSLNWMTKAVDIFCNEEDQDSEHNTSEDQMIEIEKEVGSLQDKPLCPQEDYESPEPVNTAVDDPSQERDSPAQQNTIYDSEMEVTVSDSAAEIVTVETNARRTSRVTEEHQENKDLCLSEKGSKVLFTKVDSPVEFSRSDYTSAVSKETAAVTQQCSLTVQNEVENGQQTESITARRKTHVTSRCTKSSRRTCKRKEPNPDPRKTYFISQDPPNDIFKDCFSDLELQNSERSKAIEHTSSKTVKNKAKESHATQEPRRPFIVQDELRPQKSRKTKVLSLMMDQSLSDVHENVQSASTLCLESAGTDVHIGENAVQKHKNKTAAHPLPQSEKCETQKNRGTFLIQASQLFINRYSFLNETNKLEDPNRLEGLHEVISETQTTPLDIDSDNVAQKHKEPEHEFHKILTENTHHPECSQDVNTSLVQKPSEFTPSVTGKAKKHRKEGEDKIKKKNAASREKPKALTKKQNSCSVSMDENVLTGRQDMNDLQNGAGGRSLFNTLQLPVISHCSPSEVGFGDECSAETLGISSASSVDKLDQADQINMDSISINLDQTNQDLEGRCRKTYVVSSSYKSPIKEKTDSGASSDISEHNLFTNEMDVSSVMNRSMFVMEKYDVTSDGFSGNSNNLQFTEERPPWETLDGYTEALSDESSAHSPQPKTHCQTMNIYQDSGLRHQAPEEGRVMKSLTNTEHNSDFGRTRRRAAPVSYKEPALNCKIRRGDKYSDTKFLNSPVFKDKKKKK from the exons ATGCATTTCAACAAGTATAAAGATAAACATCATCAAGA TCGTGTCTTCATCGCAGCTCCCATTGATAAAACGCTGATAATGGCGTCTAAAGAGAGGAAGGAAAACATAAGAAAGGGCAAACAGACGGCAAATGTCTACGCAGCGAAGATAAAGACCAAGATACACA ATACCTCATCATTCTTCAAGCTTTCTTTGAAATGTAACAACAAGGCTCTGGCTCTGGCTCTGGTTGCTCAGAAGCAGAAGAGCAGAGAGCTGGAGGCAGAGGTGGTGCGACTGAGGAAAGAAGCGCAGACAGCTCATTTTGATCTTGCTCAGCAGcgtcataaaaacaaacaactg TTTGCCATTATACAAGAGTTTTATGGTTCTTCCCTTAACTGGATGACAAAGGCGGTTGATATTTTTTGCAATGAGGAG gatcaAGACTCCGAACACAACACCAGTGAAG aCCAAATGATTGAAATAGAGAAAGAGGTTGGGAGTCTGCAAGACAAACCATTGTGTCCACAGGAGGATTATGAGAGTCCTGAACCAGTGAATACAGCCGTTGATGATCCCAGCCAAGAAAGAGACAGTCCAGCACAGCAAAACACCATATATGACTCTGAAATGGAGGTGACCGTTAGTGACAGTGCTGCTGAAATAGTAACAGTTGAAACAAATGCAAGAAGAACCTCTAGAGTTACAGAGGAACATCAGGAAAATAAGGATTTGTGTCTGTCAGAAAAAGGTAGCAAGGTGTTATTTACAAAGGTAGACTCTCCAGTTGAATTTAGTAGATCAGACTATACATCAGCTGTGTCAAAAGAGACGGCCGCTGTGACACAGCAGTGCTCTCTCACTGTTCAGAACGAGGTGGAGAATGGCCAGCAGACAGAGTCAATAACCGCACGCAGGAAGACTCACGTCACTTCTCGTTGTACTAAAAGTAGCAGACGTACATGTAAACGGAAAGAACCAAACCCAGATCCTAGAAAAACGTACTTTATCTCCCAAGATCCTCCTAATGACATTTTTAAGGATTGTTTTAGTGATCTCGAGCTTCAGAATTCAGAAAGAAGCAAGGCAATTGAACATACTTCaagtaaaactgttaaaaacaaagCTAAAGAGTCCCATGCTACCCAGGAACCCAGGAGACCATTTATAGTTCAAGATGAGCTAAGACCTCAGAAGAGCAGGAAGACCAAAGTCTTGTCCCTTATGATGGATCAAAGTTTATCTGATGTGCATGAAAATGTTCAGTCTGCCAGTACTTTATGCTTGGAGTCTGCTGGTACTGATGTGCATATCGGTGAGAACGctgttcaaaaacacaaaaacaaaactgcagcACACCCACTTCCTCAGTCTGAAAAGTGCgagacacagaaaaacagaggAACATTTTTGATACAGGCAAGTCAGTTATTCATCAACAGgtattcatttttgaatgaaaccAATAAATTAGAGGATCCCAACAGACTGGAAGGTTTACATGAAGTAATATCAGAAACCCAAACAACACCTCTCGATATTGATTCAGATAATGTTGCACAAAAGCACAAGGAGCCAGAGCATGAATTTCACAAGATATTGACAGAAAACACCCATCATCCAGAATGTTCACAAGATGTGAATACCAGCCTTGTACAGAAACCCTCTGAATTTACGCCATCAGTGACTGGTAAAgccaaaaaacacagaaaagagggggaagacaaaataaaaaagaagaatgcTGCATCAAGAGAGAAACCCAAAGCattaacaaagaaacaaaacagttgTTCTGTGAGTATGGATGAAAATGTGTTGACTGGAAGGCAGGATATGAATGATCTTCAGAATGGAGCAGGAGGCAGGTCTTTGTTTAATACTTTACAGTTACCAGTAATATCTCACTGCTCACCCTCAGAGGTGGGCTTCGGGGATGAATGTAGTGCTGAAACCCTTGGAATAAGCTCTGCTTCCTCTGTTGACAAGCTTGATCAGGCTGACCAAATTAACATGGACTCTATTAGCATAAATCTAGATCAAACCAACCAAGATCTCGAGGGCAGGTGCAGGAAAACATATGTTGTTTCATCTTCATATAAATCCCCCATTAAGGAAAAGACTGACAGTGGAGCTTCCAGCGACATTTCTGAACATAATCTTTTTACTAATGAAATGGATGTTTCATCTGTCATGAACAGAAGCATGTTTGTCATGGAAAAATATGATGTGACTTCAGATGGTTTTAGTGGAAACTCAAATAACCTGCAATTCACAGAGGAGAGGCCTCCCTGGGAGACCCTCGATGGTTACACTGAAGCACTCTCAGATGAAAGCTCTGCCCATAGCCCTCAACCAAAGACCCACTGTCAAACTATGAACATTTACCAGGACTCAGGCTTGAGGCACCAAGCTCCAG aAGAAGGCAGGGTTATGAAGAGTCTAACAAATACAGAGCATAACTCTGATTTCGGGAGAACACGAAGAAGAGCAGCACCAGTCTCCTACAAAGAACCAGCTCTCAACTG caAGATAAGGCGTGGGGACAAATACTCTGACACAAAATTCTTAAACTCTCCGGTGTTCAaagacaaaaagaagaagaaatga
- the LOC109087996 gene encoding uncharacterized protein C2orf80-like codes for MEAKRVKRNVKTLLGEYIGQRLRENGFDPKGKSTSTMLDDLANYDLAISVAWWWFNKDDGKNAAENDYIGIGSISQYPNHLEREAMILSSFAGMLLNSLPIEDILFLYNCKPVASYPHNHAKGSIVHPFSLSYHPFAMLSSFKAVDHSRKHTQVLKRWIKKHSKQEASPVTEKLESPSTSSSSSSFSDSEDSLKDETAHYEGSQESLQD; via the exons ATGGAGGCCAAGCGAGTGAAGAGAAATGTTAAAACTTTGCT TGGTGAATATATTGGACAGCGACTCAGGGAAAATGGTTTTGATCCAAAAGGGAAAAGCACTTCTACAATGTTAGATGATCTG GCCAATTATGACTTGGCTATAAGTGTGGCTTGGTGGTGGTTCAATAAAGATGATGGGAAGAATGCAGCTGAGAATGACTACAT AGGAATTGGCAGTATTAGCCAGTACCCTAATCACCTAGAAAGAGAAGCAATGATCCTTTCTTCATTTGCTGGAATGCTTCTG AACAGCTTACCCATAGAAGACATTCTGTTTCTGTACAATTGCAAACCAGTGGCATCTTACCCTCATAATCATGCTAAG GGAAGCATTGTTCACCCATTCTCCCTCTCTTATCATCCATTTGCTATGCTCAGTTCATTCAAAGCAGTAGACCACTCAAGAAAACACA CCCAGGTACTGAAACGCTGGATCAAGAAACACAGTAAACAGGAGGCCTCTCCAGTAACAGAGAAACTGGAGTCCCCCTCCACCTCCTCTTCTAGCTCCTCATTTAGT GATAGTGAGGACTCCTTAAAAGATGAAACCGCTCACTATGAGGGCTCACAAGAATCGCTGCAGGACTGA
- the LOC109087994 gene encoding ubiquitin carboxyl-terminal hydrolase isozyme L3-like isoform X1 produces MEGQRWLPLEANPEVMNQFLRQLGLVPTWQFGDVYGLDAEVLSLVPRPVCAVLLLFPITEKYETFRQEEEAKIKAQGQELSSDVYFMKQTIGNACGTIGLIHAVANNQRYLEFEPNSPLKAFLLTSAKMSPEEKAAFLEKDESIRVTHESSAQEGQTEAPSLDEKVDLHFIAFVNVEGHLYELDGRKPFPIVHGKTTEDTFLEDSAEVCKKFMARDPQELRFTVVALSKA; encoded by the exons ATGGAGGGCCAGCGCTGGTTACCACTCGAAGCCAACCCAGAG GTTATGAACCAA TTTTTACGGCAGCTTGGCTTGGTACCCACCTGGCAGTTTGGAGATGTGTACGGTTTGGATGCTGAAGTTCTCAGTTTGGTGCCGAGGCCTGTGTGTGCTGTACTTCTGCTCTTTCCTATAACAGAGAAG TATGAAACATTTAGACAAGAGGAGGAGGCAAAAATTAAGGCACAAGGACAGGAGTTGTCATCGGATGTGTACTTCATGAAACAAACCATCGGCAATGCTTGTGGTACAATAGGGCTGATTCATGCTGTGGCAAACAATCAAAGGTATCTGGAGTTTG AGCCCAATTCACCACTTAAGGCATTTTTACTGACGTCTGCAAAGATGAGCCCAGAAGAAAAGGCAGCTTTCCTTGAAAAAGATGag agTATCCGAGTAACACATGAATCAAGCGCCCAGGAAGGACAAACAGAG GCCCCAAGTTTAGATGAAAAAGTGGATTTGCATTTTATCGCCTTTGTGAACGTTGAGGGACATTTATATGAACTGG ATGGACGCAAACCTTTTCCAATTGTTCATGGGAAAACAACAGAGGACACATTTCTTGAG GATTCTGCAGAGGTCTGCAAGAAGTTCATGGCACGTGATCCCCAGGAGCTCCGTTTCACTGTGGTGGCTCTTTCCAAAGCATAA
- the LOC109087995 gene encoding uncharacterized protein LOC109087995 isoform X3, whose translation MTKAVDIFCNEEDQDSEHNTSEDQMIEIEKEVGSLQDKPLCPQEDYESPEPVNTAVDDPSQERDSPAQQNTIYDSEMEVTVSDSAAEIVTVETNARRTSRVTEEHQENKDLCLSEKGSKVLFTKVDSPVEFSRSDYTSAVSKETAAVTQQCSLTVQNEVENGQQTESITARRKTHVTSRCTKSSRRTCKRKEPNPDPRKTYFISQDPPNDIFKDCFSDLELQNSERSKAIEHTSSKTVKNKAKESHATQEPRRPFIVQDELRPQKSRKTKVLSLMMDQSLSDVHENVQSASTLCLESAGTDVHIGENAVQKHKNKTAAHPLPQSEKCETQKNRGTFLIQASQLFINRYSFLNETNKLEDPNRLEGLHEVISETQTTPLDIDSDNVAQKHKEPEHEFHKILTENTHHPECSQDVNTSLVQKPSEFTPSVTGKAKKHRKEGEDKIKKKNAASREKPKALTKKQNSCSVSMDENVLTGRQDMNDLQNGAGGRSLFNTLQLPVISHCSPSEVGFGDECSAETLGISSASSVDKLDQADQINMDSISINLDQTNQDLEGRCRKTYVVSSSYKSPIKEKTDSGASSDISEHNLFTNEMDVSSVMNRSMFVMEKYDVTSDGFSGNSNNLQFTEERPPWETLDGYTEALSDESSAHSPQPKTHCQTMNIYQDSGLRHQAPEEGRVMKSLTNTEHNSDFGRTRRRAAPVSYKEPALNCKIRRGDKYSDTKFLNSPVFKDKKKKK comes from the exons ATGACAAAGGCGGTTGATATTTTTTGCAATGAGGAG gatcaAGACTCCGAACACAACACCAGTGAAG aCCAAATGATTGAAATAGAGAAAGAGGTTGGGAGTCTGCAAGACAAACCATTGTGTCCACAGGAGGATTATGAGAGTCCTGAACCAGTGAATACAGCCGTTGATGATCCCAGCCAAGAAAGAGACAGTCCAGCACAGCAAAACACCATATATGACTCTGAAATGGAGGTGACCGTTAGTGACAGTGCTGCTGAAATAGTAACAGTTGAAACAAATGCAAGAAGAACCTCTAGAGTTACAGAGGAACATCAGGAAAATAAGGATTTGTGTCTGTCAGAAAAAGGTAGCAAGGTGTTATTTACAAAGGTAGACTCTCCAGTTGAATTTAGTAGATCAGACTATACATCAGCTGTGTCAAAAGAGACGGCCGCTGTGACACAGCAGTGCTCTCTCACTGTTCAGAACGAGGTGGAGAATGGCCAGCAGACAGAGTCAATAACCGCACGCAGGAAGACTCACGTCACTTCTCGTTGTACTAAAAGTAGCAGACGTACATGTAAACGGAAAGAACCAAACCCAGATCCTAGAAAAACGTACTTTATCTCCCAAGATCCTCCTAATGACATTTTTAAGGATTGTTTTAGTGATCTCGAGCTTCAGAATTCAGAAAGAAGCAAGGCAATTGAACATACTTCaagtaaaactgttaaaaacaaagCTAAAGAGTCCCATGCTACCCAGGAACCCAGGAGACCATTTATAGTTCAAGATGAGCTAAGACCTCAGAAGAGCAGGAAGACCAAAGTCTTGTCCCTTATGATGGATCAAAGTTTATCTGATGTGCATGAAAATGTTCAGTCTGCCAGTACTTTATGCTTGGAGTCTGCTGGTACTGATGTGCATATCGGTGAGAACGctgttcaaaaacacaaaaacaaaactgcagcACACCCACTTCCTCAGTCTGAAAAGTGCgagacacagaaaaacagaggAACATTTTTGATACAGGCAAGTCAGTTATTCATCAACAGgtattcatttttgaatgaaaccAATAAATTAGAGGATCCCAACAGACTGGAAGGTTTACATGAAGTAATATCAGAAACCCAAACAACACCTCTCGATATTGATTCAGATAATGTTGCACAAAAGCACAAGGAGCCAGAGCATGAATTTCACAAGATATTGACAGAAAACACCCATCATCCAGAATGTTCACAAGATGTGAATACCAGCCTTGTACAGAAACCCTCTGAATTTACGCCATCAGTGACTGGTAAAgccaaaaaacacagaaaagagggggaagacaaaataaaaaagaagaatgcTGCATCAAGAGAGAAACCCAAAGCattaacaaagaaacaaaacagttgTTCTGTGAGTATGGATGAAAATGTGTTGACTGGAAGGCAGGATATGAATGATCTTCAGAATGGAGCAGGAGGCAGGTCTTTGTTTAATACTTTACAGTTACCAGTAATATCTCACTGCTCACCCTCAGAGGTGGGCTTCGGGGATGAATGTAGTGCTGAAACCCTTGGAATAAGCTCTGCTTCCTCTGTTGACAAGCTTGATCAGGCTGACCAAATTAACATGGACTCTATTAGCATAAATCTAGATCAAACCAACCAAGATCTCGAGGGCAGGTGCAGGAAAACATATGTTGTTTCATCTTCATATAAATCCCCCATTAAGGAAAAGACTGACAGTGGAGCTTCCAGCGACATTTCTGAACATAATCTTTTTACTAATGAAATGGATGTTTCATCTGTCATGAACAGAAGCATGTTTGTCATGGAAAAATATGATGTGACTTCAGATGGTTTTAGTGGAAACTCAAATAACCTGCAATTCACAGAGGAGAGGCCTCCCTGGGAGACCCTCGATGGTTACACTGAAGCACTCTCAGATGAAAGCTCTGCCCATAGCCCTCAACCAAAGACCCACTGTCAAACTATGAACATTTACCAGGACTCAGGCTTGAGGCACCAAGCTCCAG aAGAAGGCAGGGTTATGAAGAGTCTAACAAATACAGAGCATAACTCTGATTTCGGGAGAACACGAAGAAGAGCAGCACCAGTCTCCTACAAAGAACCAGCTCTCAACTG caAGATAAGGCGTGGGGACAAATACTCTGACACAAAATTCTTAAACTCTCCGGTGTTCAaagacaaaaagaagaagaaatga
- the LOC109087995 gene encoding uncharacterized protein LOC109087995 isoform X1 yields the protein MHFNKYKDKHHQELSLSSSFITAPIDKTLIMASKERKENIRKGKQTANVYAAKIKTKIHNTSSFFKLSLKCNNKALALALVAQKQKSRELEAEVVRLRKEAQTAHFDLAQQRHKNKQLFAIIQEFYGSSLNWMTKAVDIFCNEEDQDSEHNTSEDQMIEIEKEVGSLQDKPLCPQEDYESPEPVNTAVDDPSQERDSPAQQNTIYDSEMEVTVSDSAAEIVTVETNARRTSRVTEEHQENKDLCLSEKGSKVLFTKVDSPVEFSRSDYTSAVSKETAAVTQQCSLTVQNEVENGQQTESITARRKTHVTSRCTKSSRRTCKRKEPNPDPRKTYFISQDPPNDIFKDCFSDLELQNSERSKAIEHTSSKTVKNKAKESHATQEPRRPFIVQDELRPQKSRKTKVLSLMMDQSLSDVHENVQSASTLCLESAGTDVHIGENAVQKHKNKTAAHPLPQSEKCETQKNRGTFLIQASQLFINRYSFLNETNKLEDPNRLEGLHEVISETQTTPLDIDSDNVAQKHKEPEHEFHKILTENTHHPECSQDVNTSLVQKPSEFTPSVTGKAKKHRKEGEDKIKKKNAASREKPKALTKKQNSCSVSMDENVLTGRQDMNDLQNGAGGRSLFNTLQLPVISHCSPSEVGFGDECSAETLGISSASSVDKLDQADQINMDSISINLDQTNQDLEGRCRKTYVVSSSYKSPIKEKTDSGASSDISEHNLFTNEMDVSSVMNRSMFVMEKYDVTSDGFSGNSNNLQFTEERPPWETLDGYTEALSDESSAHSPQPKTHCQTMNIYQDSGLRHQAPEEGRVMKSLTNTEHNSDFGRTRRRAAPVSYKEPALNCKIRRGDKYSDTKFLNSPVFKDKKKKK from the exons ATGCATTTCAACAAGTATAAAGATAAACATCATCAAGAGTTGAGTTTGTCGTCTTCTTTTATTACCG CTCCCATTGATAAAACGCTGATAATGGCGTCTAAAGAGAGGAAGGAAAACATAAGAAAGGGCAAACAGACGGCAAATGTCTACGCAGCGAAGATAAAGACCAAGATACACA ATACCTCATCATTCTTCAAGCTTTCTTTGAAATGTAACAACAAGGCTCTGGCTCTGGCTCTGGTTGCTCAGAAGCAGAAGAGCAGAGAGCTGGAGGCAGAGGTGGTGCGACTGAGGAAAGAAGCGCAGACAGCTCATTTTGATCTTGCTCAGCAGcgtcataaaaacaaacaactg TTTGCCATTATACAAGAGTTTTATGGTTCTTCCCTTAACTGGATGACAAAGGCGGTTGATATTTTTTGCAATGAGGAG gatcaAGACTCCGAACACAACACCAGTGAAG aCCAAATGATTGAAATAGAGAAAGAGGTTGGGAGTCTGCAAGACAAACCATTGTGTCCACAGGAGGATTATGAGAGTCCTGAACCAGTGAATACAGCCGTTGATGATCCCAGCCAAGAAAGAGACAGTCCAGCACAGCAAAACACCATATATGACTCTGAAATGGAGGTGACCGTTAGTGACAGTGCTGCTGAAATAGTAACAGTTGAAACAAATGCAAGAAGAACCTCTAGAGTTACAGAGGAACATCAGGAAAATAAGGATTTGTGTCTGTCAGAAAAAGGTAGCAAGGTGTTATTTACAAAGGTAGACTCTCCAGTTGAATTTAGTAGATCAGACTATACATCAGCTGTGTCAAAAGAGACGGCCGCTGTGACACAGCAGTGCTCTCTCACTGTTCAGAACGAGGTGGAGAATGGCCAGCAGACAGAGTCAATAACCGCACGCAGGAAGACTCACGTCACTTCTCGTTGTACTAAAAGTAGCAGACGTACATGTAAACGGAAAGAACCAAACCCAGATCCTAGAAAAACGTACTTTATCTCCCAAGATCCTCCTAATGACATTTTTAAGGATTGTTTTAGTGATCTCGAGCTTCAGAATTCAGAAAGAAGCAAGGCAATTGAACATACTTCaagtaaaactgttaaaaacaaagCTAAAGAGTCCCATGCTACCCAGGAACCCAGGAGACCATTTATAGTTCAAGATGAGCTAAGACCTCAGAAGAGCAGGAAGACCAAAGTCTTGTCCCTTATGATGGATCAAAGTTTATCTGATGTGCATGAAAATGTTCAGTCTGCCAGTACTTTATGCTTGGAGTCTGCTGGTACTGATGTGCATATCGGTGAGAACGctgttcaaaaacacaaaaacaaaactgcagcACACCCACTTCCTCAGTCTGAAAAGTGCgagacacagaaaaacagaggAACATTTTTGATACAGGCAAGTCAGTTATTCATCAACAGgtattcatttttgaatgaaaccAATAAATTAGAGGATCCCAACAGACTGGAAGGTTTACATGAAGTAATATCAGAAACCCAAACAACACCTCTCGATATTGATTCAGATAATGTTGCACAAAAGCACAAGGAGCCAGAGCATGAATTTCACAAGATATTGACAGAAAACACCCATCATCCAGAATGTTCACAAGATGTGAATACCAGCCTTGTACAGAAACCCTCTGAATTTACGCCATCAGTGACTGGTAAAgccaaaaaacacagaaaagagggggaagacaaaataaaaaagaagaatgcTGCATCAAGAGAGAAACCCAAAGCattaacaaagaaacaaaacagttgTTCTGTGAGTATGGATGAAAATGTGTTGACTGGAAGGCAGGATATGAATGATCTTCAGAATGGAGCAGGAGGCAGGTCTTTGTTTAATACTTTACAGTTACCAGTAATATCTCACTGCTCACCCTCAGAGGTGGGCTTCGGGGATGAATGTAGTGCTGAAACCCTTGGAATAAGCTCTGCTTCCTCTGTTGACAAGCTTGATCAGGCTGACCAAATTAACATGGACTCTATTAGCATAAATCTAGATCAAACCAACCAAGATCTCGAGGGCAGGTGCAGGAAAACATATGTTGTTTCATCTTCATATAAATCCCCCATTAAGGAAAAGACTGACAGTGGAGCTTCCAGCGACATTTCTGAACATAATCTTTTTACTAATGAAATGGATGTTTCATCTGTCATGAACAGAAGCATGTTTGTCATGGAAAAATATGATGTGACTTCAGATGGTTTTAGTGGAAACTCAAATAACCTGCAATTCACAGAGGAGAGGCCTCCCTGGGAGACCCTCGATGGTTACACTGAAGCACTCTCAGATGAAAGCTCTGCCCATAGCCCTCAACCAAAGACCCACTGTCAAACTATGAACATTTACCAGGACTCAGGCTTGAGGCACCAAGCTCCAG aAGAAGGCAGGGTTATGAAGAGTCTAACAAATACAGAGCATAACTCTGATTTCGGGAGAACACGAAGAAGAGCAGCACCAGTCTCCTACAAAGAACCAGCTCTCAACTG caAGATAAGGCGTGGGGACAAATACTCTGACACAAAATTCTTAAACTCTCCGGTGTTCAaagacaaaaagaagaagaaatga
- the LOC109087994 gene encoding ubiquitin carboxyl-terminal hydrolase isozyme L3-like isoform X2, translating into MEGQRWLPLEANPEFLRQLGLVPTWQFGDVYGLDAEVLSLVPRPVCAVLLLFPITEKYETFRQEEEAKIKAQGQELSSDVYFMKQTIGNACGTIGLIHAVANNQRYLEFEPNSPLKAFLLTSAKMSPEEKAAFLEKDESIRVTHESSAQEGQTEAPSLDEKVDLHFIAFVNVEGHLYELDGRKPFPIVHGKTTEDTFLEDSAEVCKKFMARDPQELRFTVVALSKA; encoded by the exons ATGGAGGGCCAGCGCTGGTTACCACTCGAAGCCAACCCAGAG TTTTTACGGCAGCTTGGCTTGGTACCCACCTGGCAGTTTGGAGATGTGTACGGTTTGGATGCTGAAGTTCTCAGTTTGGTGCCGAGGCCTGTGTGTGCTGTACTTCTGCTCTTTCCTATAACAGAGAAG TATGAAACATTTAGACAAGAGGAGGAGGCAAAAATTAAGGCACAAGGACAGGAGTTGTCATCGGATGTGTACTTCATGAAACAAACCATCGGCAATGCTTGTGGTACAATAGGGCTGATTCATGCTGTGGCAAACAATCAAAGGTATCTGGAGTTTG AGCCCAATTCACCACTTAAGGCATTTTTACTGACGTCTGCAAAGATGAGCCCAGAAGAAAAGGCAGCTTTCCTTGAAAAAGATGag agTATCCGAGTAACACATGAATCAAGCGCCCAGGAAGGACAAACAGAG GCCCCAAGTTTAGATGAAAAAGTGGATTTGCATTTTATCGCCTTTGTGAACGTTGAGGGACATTTATATGAACTGG ATGGACGCAAACCTTTTCCAATTGTTCATGGGAAAACAACAGAGGACACATTTCTTGAG GATTCTGCAGAGGTCTGCAAGAAGTTCATGGCACGTGATCCCCAGGAGCTCCGTTTCACTGTGGTGGCTCTTTCCAAAGCATAA